From Nicotiana tabacum cultivar K326 chromosome 22, ASM71507v2, whole genome shotgun sequence, one genomic window encodes:
- the LOC107779534 gene encoding BIIDXI-like protein At5g11420, with translation MKKTAIFFVLLCATTHIGSSQKDGILPNGNFELGPKASQMKGTKVVDRHAIPDWEISGYVEYIKSGQTQGDMLLPVPVGDYAVRLGEDASIKTKVKVTKGVFYSLSFVFARTCAQEEKLNVSVSPNSEPNDWGMLPMQTMYSSDGWDSYSWGFLAEANEIDVVIHNPVVEKDPACGPLIDFVALKALKTPKRPKGNMLKNGNFEEGPYIFPNTTWGVLIPPNIEDDHSPLLGWMIESLKAVKYIDAEHFTVPEGKRAVELVAGRESAIAQVVRTRPGKVYDLIFSIGDASNSCEGSMLVEAFAGKITMQFPYESKGKGGFKRARLRFTAISPRTRVRFLSTYYHMKSDNSGSLCGPVVDDVRLVGVRNPRHP, from the exons atgaagaaaacagCCATATTTTTTGTGCTGCTCTGTGCCACCACACATATCGGTTCATCTCAAAAGGATg GAATATTACCAAACGGCAACTTCGAACTAGGTCCAAAAGCATCCCAAATGAAAGGCACAAAAGTGGTAGACCGTCACGCAATTCCTGACTGGGAAATATCAGGTTACGTAGAGTATATTAAATCAGGCCAAACACAAGGTGACATGTTACTTCCAGTGCCGGTAGGAGATTACGCCGTTAGGCTAGGGGAAGATGCTTCAATTAAGACCAAAGTAAAAGTTACAAAAGGAGTTTTCTATTCCCTTTCTTTTGTATTTGCTAGGACTTGTGCTCAAGAAGAGAAACTCAACGTTTCTGTATCGCCTAATTCTGAGCCCAATGATTGGGGAATGCTGCCTATGCAAACTATGTATAGTTCTGATGGTTGGGATTCGTATTCTTGGGGTTTCTTGGCTGAGGCCAATGAAATTGATGTTGTGATTCATAATCCAGTAGTGGAGAAAGATCCAGCTTGTGGCCCACTCATTGATTTCGTTGCTCTTAAGGCTTTGAAAACACCCAAAAGACCAAAAG GCAACATGTTGAAAAATGGAAACTTTGAGGAGGGTCCATATATCTTCCCTAACACAACATGGGGTGTTCTAATTCCACCCAACATTGAAGATGATCATTCTCCATTGCTCGGATGGATGATTGAATCTCTTAAAGCAGTAAAATACATTGACGCTGAACACTTTACCGTGCCCGAGGGCAAGCGCGCCGTCGAGCTCGTGGCCGGAAGAGAGAGTGCCATAGCACAAGTAGTGAGGACTAGACCTGGAAAAGTATATGATCTTATTTTCTCAATTGGAGATGCTAGTAATTCTTGTGAAGGATCTATGCTTGTAGAGGCATTTGCTGGGAAAATTACTATGCAATTCCCTTATGAATCCAAAGGCAAAGGTGGATTTAAAAGGGCTAGGCTTAGGTTCACAGCAATTTCTCCACGTACGAGAGTGAGGTTTTTGAGCACATATTATCATATGAAGAGTGACAACTCTGGCTCTTTGTGTGGTCCTGTGGTTGATGATGTGAGATTGGTTGGAGTTCGCAATCCCCGTCATCCATAG
- the LOC107779535 gene encoding uncharacterized protein LOC107779535, translating into MASGGKGMLEKGKRCLKIVYFMVAMLASLLVLSAPLLVAIGDVLVPSVLISSFTCMKCYSFKEHLRRYAFKSSLTDIPLVSVMRSLIITCVYSLCDGPALSHGPYLATVTFCSIISVILLSIKACVFSVNSYLEIEASSSISRQKLHLKKSWGMPVLFLSSVVFALGHTVIAYRTSCRARRKLLFHRVDPEAVLPCKVVFSAYSKVPRSPIPANKTRTESEMRRKLAGSAHEEGEIPAILLADVDSSFISCLGLSLHYKLCLPGSPYRLSSTTSSASPLHVLSKSDYRIRRSYSSQFHTNSLYVPLLDVSPTSPVLSGEIPSFSLDETGDEDEIGKLGSSPPIRDVEGNNQFGIVLVHGFGGGVFSWRNVMGELAQQVGCAVTAFDRPGWGLTSRPRQRDWEENQLPNPYRIDSQVDLLLSFCSDMGFTSVILVGHDDGGLLALKAAQRVQSSANSINVHIKGIVLMGVSLSRELVPAFARILLRTSLGKKHLVRPLLRTEITQVVNRRAWYDATKLTTEVLGLYKAPLCVEGWDEALHEIGKHSSETVLSPENAAQLLKTVESLPLLVIGGAEDSLVPIKSVQIMASKLVNSRLVAISGCGHLPHEECPKALLAAMSPFINRILVEPQLQH; encoded by the exons ATGGCCTCAGGAGGGAAAGGAATGTTGGAGAAGGGGAAGAGATGTTTGAAAATTGTATATTTCATGGTGGCGATGTTAGCGTCGCTGTTGGTACTATCGGCGCCACTGCTTGTGGCAATAGGGGATGTATTGGTACCAAGTGTGTTGATTTCGAGCTTCACGTGCATGAAATGTTACAGTTTCAAAGAGCATTTGCGTAGATATGCTTTCAAAAGCTCCTTGACGGACATTCCTCTCGTTTCTGTCATGAGATCTCTTATCATCACCT GTGTTTATTCTTTGTGCGACGGCCCTGCACTTTCACATGGACCATACCTTGCAACGGTTACATTCTGTTCCATCATTTCCGTGATTCTTCTTTCTATCAAGGCTTGTGTTTTCTCTGTCAATTCATACCTGGAGATTGAAGCTTCATCTTCTATCTCGAGGCAAAAGCTTCATTTGAAAAAGTCATGGGGGATGCCCGTGTTGTTTCTTTCTTCGGTAGTCTTTGCTCTTGGACATACTGTAATTGCCTACAGAACAAGCTGTCGTGCAAGGAGGAAGCTTTTGTTTCACCGAGTTGACCCAGAAGCT GTCCTTCCTTGCAAAGTTGTTTTCTCTGCATACAGTAAGGTACCACGATCTCCAATTCCTGCGAATAAAACTAGAACTGAGAGTGAAATGAGGAGAAAACTTGCAGGATCAGCTCATGAGGAGGGGGAAATCCCTGCTATATTGCTTGCTGATGTTGACAGTTCATTCATTTCTTGTCTTGGGCTCTCTCTTCATTACAAACTTTGCTTGCCTGGCTCACCTTACCGTTTATCCTCCACAACTTCTTCTGCTAGTCCGTTGCATGTTTTGTCAAAAAGTGATTATCGTATTAGGAGGAGCTACAGTAGTCAATTTCATACCAACTCTCTCTATGTACCTCTTTTAGATGTGTCTCCAACTTCCCCAGTCCTGTCTGGAGAAATCCCTAGTTTCAGCCTAGATGAAACTGGTGATGAAGATGAAATTGGTAAGTTGGGGTCTTCACCTCCAATACGAGATGTAGAAGGAAATAATCAGTTTGGAATTGTTCTAGTTCACGGTTTTGGAGGTGGGGTTTTCTCTTGGAGAAATGTGATGGGTGAGCTAGCTCAACAGGTAGGTTGTGCAGTCACTGCCTTTGACAGGCCAGGATGGGGATTGACATCTAGGCCACGTCAGAGAGACTGGGAGGAAAATCAATTGCCTAATCCGTACAGGATCGATAGTCAG GTTGACCTGCTCCTCTCTTTCTGTTCGGATATGGGTTTTACTTCAGTTATACTTGTTGGTCATGACGATGGTGGATTGCTTGCTCTGAAGGCTGCACAAAGAGTTCAGTCATCCGCAAATTCGATTAAT GTCCATATCAAGGGGATTGTATTAATGGGTGTCAGCCTGTCAAGAGAACTGGTTCCAGCCTTTGCAAGGATATTACTGCGTACGTCTCTTGGAAAAAAGCACTTGGTGCGTCCACTATTGCGAACAGAAATTACTCAAGTTGTTAATAGACGTGCATGGTATGATGCCACCAAGTTGACAACGGAAGTTTTGGGCCTATACAAG GCACCATTATGCGTTGAAGGATGGGATGAAGCACTCCATGAGATAGGAAAACATTCATCTGAAACAGTCCTCTCACCAGAAAATGCGGCGCAACTGCTAAAAACAGTTGAAAGTTTACCACTTCTGGTGATTGGAGGTGCTGAAGATTCACTTGTACCTATAAAATCTGTTCAAATAATGGCATCAAAACTTGTAAATTCT AGACTGGTCGCCATATCTGGCTGTGGACATCTTCCACATGAGGAATGTCCCAAAGCATTGCTAGCAGCCATGTCGCCATTCATCAATAGAATTTTAGTGGAACCACAACTGCAACATTAA